Proteins encoded together in one Clostridium felsineum DSM 794 window:
- a CDS encoding MFS transporter has protein sequence MTIERCNILSAVLIFIIFITSLNSKLNIYTIYAVSFLVSSVGAFFSPSMISLIPTFVEKKDLPLANSMNRVTTSLYGIIDPAFAGVLIALLGVKPLFIMNSLSFLFSALCESFILLPSIINKNTLQEKLNLLIKVKEGFQYCKKIKIVFYFMLIAGCIDNFFSAPLDIYIPIYSSKIFNMGSSGYGLLMALPAVGAILASIIFPFMNKKDNVYLKLTLWVSLEGIFVITLGLSKSLIFAFISLFMLGFSTSMTNINLSLIMQLIVPNEFMGRISSIFSMLASFTILLGYFFGGLLCSHIMVSSIVFFSGIIMTLAGISTFKFTYKKEFNIAA, from the coding sequence ATTACTATCGAAAGGTGCAATATACTAAGTGCGGTACTTATATTTATAATTTTTATAACCTCACTAAACTCTAAGCTTAACATATATACTATTTATGCTGTCTCTTTTTTGGTATCCTCCGTAGGTGCTTTTTTCTCACCTTCAATGATATCCTTAATTCCAACTTTTGTAGAAAAAAAAGACTTACCCTTAGCAAACTCTATGAATAGGGTGACAACTTCTCTTTATGGTATAATAGATCCAGCCTTTGCAGGAGTTTTAATAGCTTTACTAGGAGTAAAACCTTTATTTATAATGAACAGTCTTTCCTTTCTCTTTTCTGCCCTATGTGAAAGCTTTATACTTCTGCCCTCAATTATTAATAAAAATACCTTACAAGAAAAGCTTAATTTATTAATAAAAGTAAAAGAAGGCTTTCAATATTGTAAAAAAATCAAAATTGTTTTTTACTTTATGCTTATAGCTGGCTGTATAGACAACTTCTTTTCTGCTCCCTTAGATATATATATTCCAATATATTCTTCAAAAATATTTAATATGGGAAGCTCTGGATATGGACTGCTTATGGCTCTTCCAGCTGTTGGTGCTATACTAGCTTCAATTATATTTCCTTTTATGAATAAAAAAGACAATGTCTACTTAAAACTTACCCTATGGGTATCTCTTGAAGGAATTTTTGTTATAACCTTAGGTTTAAGTAAAAGTCTAATCTTTGCTTTTATATCCCTATTTATGCTAGGCTTTTCCACCTCTATGACTAATATAAATTTAAGTTTAATAATGCAATTAATCGTTCCAAATGAGTTTATGGGTAGAATAAGCAGTATATTTAGTATGCTAGCCTCCTTCACCATACTCCTAGGCTACTTTTTTGGTGGTCTCCTATGCTCTCATATTATGGTTAGTTCTATAGTTTTTTTCTCTGGAATTATTATGACACTAGCTGGTATTTCTACATTTAAATTTACCTATAAGAAAGAATTTAATATTGCAGCTTGA
- a CDS encoding helix-turn-helix domain-containing protein, giving the protein METYEIVSVGEKLKRLRKKYKVKQEALAGDEITRNLISQIEHNKVRLTENSARIMLQNLKQICNKRNIEVCEDIDYLMEDEKAQAVKIVDKYIDELKKLSTYKGDNFLSKLAQTEEFLADLQLKYKKIEVFNLAGDYFLSNSDFYKSALYYEKARALMEVDADKDAMILVLRKLSKVYPYIGQYEKTVAVSEYALENFKDMDEKYYCIFIYNSVLGYLRLEKYEKALDKIHILEKIIKITDVERYSDILIHKTYCLSYLNRYDETLETCYKILDMLQDKDGMRYIVAMVNVCGVYDKLKDYASARKVMKIIFDKLKKFNDNDFYVAEVYFEMGKILHRSLKEFNKAKECYIKALNACEKKPDYYLTKEIATRLIELYTELENPEDRKEVKEKILELESKNRKTDTKIW; this is encoded by the coding sequence ATGGAAACTTATGAGATAGTATCTGTAGGAGAAAAACTTAAAAGGCTTAGAAAAAAGTACAAGGTAAAGCAAGAGGCTTTGGCAGGAGATGAAATCACTAGGAATCTCATAAGCCAAATAGAGCATAACAAGGTAAGGCTTACTGAGAATTCTGCAAGGATAATGCTTCAAAATCTGAAACAAATCTGTAATAAAAGAAATATAGAGGTTTGTGAAGATATAGATTACTTAATGGAAGATGAGAAAGCTCAAGCAGTTAAGATAGTGGACAAATATATAGATGAGCTTAAAAAGCTAAGTACATATAAGGGTGATAACTTTTTAAGTAAACTAGCTCAGACAGAAGAGTTTTTGGCTGACTTACAGCTTAAATATAAAAAGATAGAGGTTTTTAATTTAGCAGGAGATTATTTTTTAAGTAATAGTGATTTTTATAAGAGTGCACTATATTATGAAAAGGCAAGAGCACTTATGGAAGTTGATGCTGATAAGGATGCTATGATTTTGGTGCTTAGGAAGTTGTCAAAAGTGTATCCATATATAGGGCAGTATGAAAAAACTGTAGCTGTAAGCGAGTATGCATTAGAAAATTTCAAAGATATGGATGAAAAATATTATTGCATTTTTATTTATAATAGTGTACTTGGATATTTGAGACTAGAAAAGTATGAGAAGGCCTTAGATAAAATACATATTCTTGAAAAAATAATTAAAATCACAGATGTAGAGAGGTATAGCGATATATTGATACATAAAACATATTGCCTAAGTTATCTTAACAGATATGATGAAACGTTGGAAACCTGTTATAAGATATTAGATATGTTACAAGATAAGGATGGAATGAGATACATAGTGGCAATGGTTAATGTATGTGGAGTCTATGATAAGTTAAAAGATTATGCTTCAGCAAGAAAGGTAATGAAAATTATATTCGATAAACTGAAAAAGTTTAATGATAATGATTTTTATGTAGCTGAAGTATATTTTGAGATGGGGAAAATATTGCATAGAAGTCTGAAAGAATTTAATAAGGCAAAGGAATGTTATATAAAAGCTTTAAATGCTTGTGAAAAGAAACCAGATTATTACTTAACAAAAGAAATAGCTACTAGATTAATCGAGCTTTATACAGAGCTTGAAAATCCTGAAGATAGGAAAGAAGTAAAGGAAAAAATCTTAGAATTAGAATCCAAGAATAGAAAAACTGATACAAAGATATGGTAA
- a CDS encoding HAD family hydrolase, translated as MKRKVIFLDVDGTLVNDNGIVPKSASLAIKNARKNGHYVFLCTGRSKAELFDHIMDIGFDGIIAAAGGYIEFENKVLMHKKVMPEDVKHLVKYFDDNNIDFYLESNGGLFASKNCKKHLNSIIFNSPDLDDRTKKELEEGMLPFINTLIEGENLIRDDINKISFLNSSISIEVIKEEFKDKFNVIHCTVPAFGENSGELSIPGIHKALAIENLLNHINIDKEDTLAYGDGSNDIEMLKFVQVGVAMGNANENLKNVADDITDTHDNNGIYNSFKKYNLIN; from the coding sequence ATGAAGAGAAAAGTAATATTTTTAGATGTAGATGGTACCCTCGTAAACGATAATGGAATTGTACCAAAATCAGCTTCACTTGCTATAAAAAATGCAAGAAAAAATGGACACTATGTGTTTTTATGTACAGGCCGTTCTAAAGCAGAATTATTTGATCACATTATGGATATAGGTTTTGACGGAATTATAGCTGCTGCCGGTGGATATATTGAATTTGAAAATAAAGTACTTATGCATAAAAAAGTTATGCCTGAGGATGTTAAGCATTTGGTTAAATATTTCGATGATAATAATATTGACTTTTATTTAGAATCAAACGGTGGACTATTTGCAAGTAAGAATTGTAAAAAGCATTTAAATAGTATTATTTTTAACTCTCCAGATTTAGATGATAGAACAAAAAAAGAGTTAGAGGAAGGCATGCTTCCCTTTATAAATACTTTAATTGAAGGCGAAAACCTAATACGTGATGATATAAATAAAATATCCTTTTTAAATTCCTCTATATCTATTGAGGTTATAAAAGAGGAATTTAAAGATAAGTTCAATGTAATACACTGCACTGTTCCAGCCTTTGGAGAAAATAGCGGTGAGTTATCAATTCCAGGTATTCACAAAGCCCTAGCTATTGAAAATTTACTAAACCATATCAATATAGATAAAGAAGATACCCTGGCTTATGGCGATGGTTCTAATGATATTGAAATGTTAAAGTTTGTACAAGTCGGTGTGGCTATGGGCAATGCTAATGAGAATTTAAAAAATGTTGCAGATGACATTACAGATACTCATGATAATAATGGAATCTATAACAGCTTTAAAAAATATAATTTAATAAACTAA
- a CDS encoding tetratricopeptide repeat protein — MNLANIFMYIIPIAICIILPIFIILTYFQIKSLNKAVAYFNKGKKDEALAILAKLVKSPVKNVKANAYLTRERIYFYSREFKLSLEDLLISLRLRPKTINDIYSFALSYHILYEPERALKYFLRAVELQPNSNLTYENLGWFYYLTNDYNKAIETFNKSLELGSTNSVYRSLGITYAKLGNYEKAEEYLNKALDAEPEKPSTYIYLSYLRRKTGDIKKAKEFATKAIDLNKNNFDGYKNLAEVNLAEDDYEGFYKNLNIFLGKINFITNGENFDDEVYEKVKDKDEYKAIMAKTKTIKFKDLDIEIDDKHILNGKFLV, encoded by the coding sequence ATGAATTTAGCTAATATTTTTATGTATATTATACCAATTGCCATATGTATAATACTACCAATCTTTATCATCCTAACGTATTTTCAAATAAAATCTCTTAATAAAGCTGTAGCCTATTTTAATAAAGGTAAAAAGGATGAAGCTTTAGCCATTCTAGCAAAGCTAGTTAAAAGTCCTGTGAAAAACGTTAAGGCAAATGCATATCTTACTCGTGAAAGAATTTATTTCTACTCAAGAGAATTTAAGCTTTCTCTAGAAGATTTATTAATATCTCTAAGATTACGACCTAAAACAATAAATGATATTTATAGTTTTGCTCTTAGTTATCATATTCTTTACGAACCTGAACGCGCTTTAAAGTATTTTTTAAGAGCTGTTGAACTTCAACCAAATTCTAATTTAACTTATGAAAATTTAGGTTGGTTTTACTACTTAACTAATGATTATAATAAAGCTATTGAAACCTTTAATAAATCTTTAGAACTAGGTAGTACAAACTCTGTTTATAGGAGCCTAGGAATTACATACGCAAAACTCGGAAACTACGAAAAAGCTGAGGAATATCTTAATAAGGCTTTAGATGCAGAGCCAGAAAAACCTTCAACTTATATATATCTTTCCTATTTAAGAAGGAAAACTGGAGATATTAAAAAGGCTAAAGAATTTGCTACTAAAGCAATAGACCTTAACAAAAATAACTTTGATGGCTATAAAAATCTTGCCGAGGTAAATCTAGCAGAAGATGATTACGAAGGCTTTTACAAAAATCTAAATATATTCTTAGGAAAGATAAACTTTATAACTAACGGTGAAAACTTTGATGATGAAGTCTATGAAAAAGTAAAAGATAAAGATGAATATAAAGCTATTATGGCTAAAACTAAAACCATTAAGTTTAAAGACCTTGATATTGAAATTGACGATAAGCATATTTTAAATGGTAAATTTTTAGTATAA
- a CDS encoding penicillin-binding transpeptidase domain-containing protein, producing the protein MKHSTINRKLEFGKKLFFVFFLLISVFLLIIFRLIYIMLDKSNNFKAYSINQWKNEVTITPKRGRIFDCNGDILAVSLSDYKIDVDMNTLLSCLKTKKMTLKKLSSKLSDVLGTSSDDIYSSLSKTSNGVPLRFITLARHLSKEKVDGVKALKLTGFIYSDDFLREYPNNNFLSSVLGYVDSNGFGASGVELSYNKILKGTPGHKTIETDVMRNQLPYGNSEYSAPKSGHDIVLTIDKNIQLIAEKAAKKALSDNKAKSVTITVMNPNNGEILAMVSEPDFDPNNPKEEDTSNLRNTAVENAFEPGSIFKVITSYAALAEKVVNDNTVFTCDGSLKINKTTIHCWEPEGHGKEHFVDILKNSCNVGFMELGTNLLGKERLYKYEKLFGLGEKTGVDLPDEATGTVRPPSETSPVDLAINSFGQGISVTSVGYLAAFNAIANGGNWIKPHVMKEIVHNDDKNNRIVDEEYSDYGKKKILDEAVAKNLRDYLIHVVSDQAGVGHKAYIPSYDIAGKTGTAEKASSKGGGYEPGKYIASFAGMAPKDKPKITLLVSVDEPDAATNYYASTVAAPVAKELYSQIFDYLATYGIYNIAAKK; encoded by the coding sequence TTGAAGCATTCAACTATAAATAGAAAATTAGAATTTGGTAAAAAGCTGTTTTTTGTTTTTTTTCTTTTGATTTCAGTTTTTTTACTTATAATATTTAGACTTATATATATAATGCTAGATAAATCCAATAATTTTAAAGCTTATTCTATAAATCAATGGAAAAATGAAGTGACAATTACCCCAAAAAGAGGACGCATCTTTGACTGCAATGGAGATATTCTCGCTGTTAGCTTAAGTGATTATAAAATAGATGTAGATATGAATACTTTGCTATCCTGTTTAAAGACTAAAAAAATGACACTAAAAAAACTTTCCTCTAAACTGTCTGATGTTTTAGGTACTTCCTCCGATGACATTTATTCTAGTTTGTCTAAAACTTCAAATGGAGTGCCTTTGAGATTTATAACCTTAGCTCGTCATCTTAGTAAAGAAAAAGTGGATGGAGTAAAAGCCTTAAAATTAACTGGTTTCATTTATTCAGATGACTTCCTTCGTGAATATCCAAATAATAATTTTCTCTCTAGTGTTCTTGGCTATGTTGATTCTAACGGCTTTGGAGCTTCTGGAGTAGAACTATCCTACAATAAAATATTAAAGGGTACTCCCGGTCATAAAACCATTGAAACAGATGTTATGAGAAATCAGCTTCCTTATGGAAATTCTGAGTACTCAGCACCTAAAAGCGGACATGATATAGTTCTTACTATTGATAAAAATATACAATTAATTGCTGAAAAGGCTGCTAAAAAAGCCTTATCTGATAACAAAGCTAAATCTGTAACCATTACGGTCATGAACCCAAATAATGGTGAAATTCTAGCTATGGTATCAGAACCTGATTTTGATCCAAATAACCCCAAAGAGGAGGACACCTCAAATTTAAGAAATACCGCAGTTGAAAATGCCTTTGAGCCTGGTTCCATATTTAAGGTAATCACCTCCTATGCTGCTTTAGCTGAAAAAGTAGTCAATGATAATACCGTCTTTACCTGTGATGGAAGCTTAAAGATTAATAAAACCACCATTCACTGCTGGGAGCCTGAAGGACATGGTAAAGAACATTTTGTTGATATTCTTAAGAACTCCTGTAATGTAGGCTTTATGGAATTAGGCACAAATTTACTTGGCAAGGAGAGATTATATAAATATGAAAAGCTGTTTGGTCTTGGCGAAAAAACCGGAGTAGACTTACCTGATGAGGCAACTGGAACAGTTAGACCTCCATCAGAAACTAGCCCTGTAGATCTTGCAATAAACTCTTTTGGACAAGGTATTTCTGTTACTTCTGTAGGCTACTTAGCTGCCTTTAATGCCATAGCAAACGGCGGTAACTGGATAAAACCTCATGTTATGAAGGAAATAGTTCATAATGATGATAAAAACAATAGGATAGTTGATGAAGAGTACTCTGACTATGGAAAAAAGAAAATATTAGATGAAGCTGTAGCAAAGAATTTACGTGATTACCTGATTCATGTAGTTAGCGATCAAGCTGGTGTAGGACATAAGGCATATATACCCTCCTACGATATAGCTGGAAAAACCGGAACCGCTGAAAAGGCAAGCTCAAAGGGTGGGGGCTACGAACCAGGAAAGTATATAGCCTCCTTTGCTGGCATGGCACCTAAGGATAAACCTAAAATAACCCTTTTGGTTTCTGTTGATGAACCTGATGCGGCTACAAATTACTATGCGTCAACTGTTGCTGCCCCTGTAGCAAAAGAACTTTACAGCCAAATCTTTGACTATTTAGCTACTTACGGCATATATAATATAGCAGCTAAGAAGTAA
- a CDS encoding PadR family transcriptional regulator has protein sequence MNDKSQFLKGTLEGCILKIINDNEEVYGYEITEKLKNFGLTDVSEGTIYPLLLRLEKSELLNSVKKQSPYGPKRKYYTLSPKGKTELKDFYENWLNLKDSIDKIFSDYEVFKNE, from the coding sequence TTGAACGATAAATCCCAATTTTTAAAAGGTACTTTAGAAGGCTGCATTTTAAAAATAATTAATGATAACGAAGAAGTTTATGGCTATGAAATTACTGAAAAATTAAAAAATTTTGGACTAACTGATGTAAGTGAAGGAACTATTTATCCACTTCTTTTAAGACTTGAAAAATCAGAACTTTTGAATTCTGTAAAAAAGCAATCTCCCTATGGTCCTAAAAGAAAATACTATACCTTATCCCCTAAAGGAAAAACCGAACTAAAAGATTTTTATGAAAATTGGTTAAACCTTAAGGATAGCATAGATAAAATATTTTCAGATTATGAGGTGTTTAAAAATGAATGA
- a CDS encoding helix-turn-helix domain-containing protein: MDTYEIMSIGDKLKNLRKKYNLSQDDLAGNQITRNLISQIEHNKANLTRSSAKIMLTNLKKICDKKNTEVEENIDYLLEDERSQANKVLDKYIRELKDLTVYRDGAFLSKLSEIEEFLAKWDIKDKKITIFEMAGDYYSNIRDFYNSSMYYEKAKAIMDGDIHNEDMLSVLRKLSMIYYYMGKYEEDIKCCDFAINHFDDMSEEYYCIFIYNRSSCYMNLKQHDVALEGFKEIKPITKKMGMDKYYDVCIQIATCLAELGEYDESLIVYNKILDYVGEKKYEKHIMVFINVVEIYMVLGNDEKIKENLNLIFETKKHLNENFVYLPETYFQIGKIGKNLKDLKLAEEYYEQALTYAKKNMRYYVEADILCELVDLYIDKNSKEKILDVMNEFFILTGKEGKISTKVMYKLIDFYLSIKDINSLKDILSFSKKFI; the protein is encoded by the coding sequence ATGGACACTTATGAGATAATGTCTATCGGAGACAAACTTAAGAACTTAAGAAAAAAATATAATCTAAGTCAAGATGATTTAGCAGGAAATCAAATAACAAGAAACCTCATAAGTCAGATAGAGCACAACAAAGCAAATCTCACTAGAAGTTCAGCTAAGATAATGCTTACAAATTTAAAGAAGATTTGTGATAAAAAAAATACTGAAGTTGAGGAAAACATAGATTATTTATTAGAAGATGAGAGATCACAGGCAAATAAGGTTCTCGATAAATACATTAGAGAGCTTAAAGATTTAACTGTGTATAGGGATGGTGCTTTTCTTAGCAAATTATCTGAAATTGAAGAATTTTTAGCAAAATGGGACATAAAAGACAAGAAGATAACTATTTTTGAAATGGCAGGAGATTACTATTCCAATATAAGAGATTTTTATAATAGCTCAATGTATTATGAAAAAGCGAAGGCTATTATGGATGGGGATATTCATAATGAGGACATGCTTTCCGTGCTGAGAAAATTATCCATGATTTATTATTATATGGGGAAGTATGAGGAGGATATAAAGTGTTGCGATTTTGCCATAAATCATTTTGATGATATGAGTGAAGAATATTATTGTATATTTATATATAATAGATCATCATGTTACATGAATTTAAAACAGCATGATGTAGCTTTAGAGGGTTTTAAAGAAATTAAACCAATAACGAAAAAGATGGGTATGGACAAGTATTATGATGTATGCATTCAAATTGCAACTTGTTTAGCAGAGCTTGGAGAGTATGATGAAAGCTTAATAGTTTACAATAAAATACTAGATTATGTAGGCGAGAAAAAGTATGAAAAGCATATAATGGTGTTTATAAATGTAGTAGAGATTTATATGGTACTTGGAAATGATGAGAAGATAAAAGAGAATTTAAATTTAATTTTTGAAACCAAGAAACATTTAAATGAAAATTTTGTTTATTTACCTGAGACTTATTTTCAAATCGGAAAAATAGGTAAGAATTTAAAAGATTTAAAATTAGCGGAAGAATATTATGAACAAGCATTAACTTATGCTAAAAAGAATATGAGATATTATGTAGAAGCTGATATTTTATGTGAATTAGTTGATTTATATATTGATAAAAATAGTAAAGAAAAAATATTGGATGTAATGAATGAATTTTTCATCCTAACAGGCAAGGAAGGTAAAATAAGTACAAAGGTTATGTATAAATTAATAGACTTTTATCTAAGTATAAAAGATATAAATTCGCTTAAAGATATATTAAGTTTCAGTAAAAAATTCATATAA
- a CDS encoding ABC transporter ATP-binding protein, with protein sequence MYFKYPSQTTETLKNINLKINAGENIALVGKNGSGKTTLIKLLCGLYEITSGDILINGISIKDINIIKLREKIATVFQDFLRYEMTVRDNIGLGNLELINEDDKLKKVALDAGIYDAIEKMPKKFDTQLGMWFKEGTQFSGGQWQKIALARAFIRKAELIILDEPSSALDPLSEREMFDKFLQLTDRKIGLFITHRFINAKYATRIVVLDKGEIVEEGTHEELMKIGGQYKSLYDVQYNIYENQKVDIS encoded by the coding sequence ATCTATTTTAAATATCCTAGCCAAACTACAGAAACACTAAAAAACATAAATTTAAAAATAAATGCTGGTGAAAATATAGCCTTAGTTGGTAAAAATGGTTCAGGTAAAACCACGTTAATAAAGCTTTTATGTGGTCTTTATGAAATAACTTCAGGAGATATTTTAATAAATGGTATTTCCATAAAGGACATAAATATTATAAAGCTTAGAGAAAAAATAGCTACAGTATTTCAAGATTTCTTAAGATATGAAATGACGGTTAGGGACAATATAGGGCTTGGAAATTTAGAATTAATTAATGAAGACGATAAGCTTAAAAAGGTGGCACTGGATGCAGGCATATATGATGCTATTGAAAAAATGCCTAAGAAATTTGATACTCAGCTTGGAATGTGGTTTAAAGAAGGGACACAATTTTCTGGAGGGCAATGGCAAAAGATAGCACTGGCAAGGGCGTTTATAAGAAAGGCAGAGCTAATAATATTGGACGAGCCTAGTTCTGCTTTAGATCCACTGTCAGAAAGAGAAATGTTTGATAAATTCCTTCAGTTAACTGATAGAAAAATTGGCTTATTTATAACACATAGATTTATAAATGCTAAATATGCTACAAGAATAGTTGTTCTTGATAAGGGTGAAATAGTTGAAGAAGGAACCCATGAAGAACTTATGAAAATTGGTGGACAATATAAAAGCTTATATGATGTTCAATATAATATATATGAAAATCAAAAAGTTGATATAAGTTAG
- a CDS encoding GtrA family protein, with protein sequence MNIKFNIKNSYQFLKFGLVGFSNTVISTLVTYLVIFLCNLYLAPHLSNITNEFSKLLVSQIANLIGFIVGVLNSYYWNNKYVFTLEKDENRNTLKTFIKTFIAYASTGILLNGALLILWVNVLHISQYIGPIINLIITIPLNYVINKYWAYKKTHSM encoded by the coding sequence TTGAATATAAAATTTAATATAAAAAACTCTTACCAATTTTTAAAATTCGGATTAGTAGGGTTTTCAAACACTGTCATTTCTACACTTGTAACTTATTTAGTTATATTTTTATGTAATCTCTACCTTGCTCCTCATTTGTCAAATATAACAAATGAGTTTAGTAAATTACTTGTTTCTCAAATAGCAAATTTAATTGGTTTTATTGTTGGTGTATTGAATTCATATTACTGGAATAACAAATATGTTTTTACCTTAGAGAAAGATGAAAATAGAAATACCTTAAAAACATTTATTAAAACATTTATTGCTTATGCTTCTACAGGTATATTATTGAATGGAGCTTTACTAATATTATGGGTTAACGTTCTACATATATCACAATATATTGGTCCAATTATTAACTTGATTATTACTATACCCTTAAACTATGTTATAAATAAATATTGGGCATACAAAAAAACTCACTCCATGTAA
- a CDS encoding site-specific integrase — MNRVEPIRSEKKIRDLKNYLLGAGNIRNYALVAFGLNTALRISDILNLTWKDVFDFYEDSFKSHVYIVEKKTGKEKKFLLNNNAKLALKKLKNESKAVLGSDFVFKSREGHNKPITRFMAIKIIKNSCTSVGIKERIGCHSLRKTFGYHSWKKGVPIPILMELFNHSNQSITKLYLGISQDDIDDVYRLVEL; from the coding sequence ATGAACAGAGTTGAACCTATAAGATCCGAAAAAAAAATAAGAGATTTAAAAAATTACCTTTTAGGTGCAGGAAACATAAGAAACTATGCTCTTGTAGCTTTCGGCTTAAATACTGCACTTAGAATTTCAGATATTTTAAATTTAACCTGGAAGGATGTATTTGACTTTTATGAGGACAGTTTTAAGTCTCATGTTTATATAGTTGAAAAAAAGACAGGAAAAGAGAAAAAATTTCTTCTAAATAATAATGCTAAGCTTGCTCTAAAAAAGTTAAAGAATGAATCAAAAGCTGTACTTGGCTCCGATTTTGTATTTAAAAGCCGTGAAGGCCACAATAAACCAATTACAAGATTTATGGCAATTAAAATAATAAAAAATTCTTGTACTAGTGTTGGTATAAAAGAAAGAATAGGTTGTCATAGTTTAAGAAAAACCTTTGGCTATCACTCCTGGAAAAAGGGCGTTCCTATACCTATTTTAATGGAGCTTTTTAATCACTCAAACCAAAGTATAACCAAATTATATCTAGGCATATCTCAGGATGATATTGATGATGTGTACAGACTTGTAGAACTCTAA
- a CDS encoding ArsR/SmtB family transcription factor — translation MIIIKIIDNIELIHSEALDFLGSLFRLNCDKDFFTSSDEKREFNTDILDWIYKSKEELPEEINKQINTFFNKETFYGMCLVTEIVKTKLSDIEAFLVHIKKLEVSRILSSFLSSGFNLDGMNISEMNSLVKTLLKDEKKAIDFINNNICIDSDKKWELLQFFIDPYKMKNDLVNLLEWYYKNMYIKILPEINKKVLNYEEELIHDIEINTKEYMEALTRRNYDSTSEIYVSASYFYEFAYLRSSLFTDAEYYLIGYRFKELNLKDSEALASLLKILKAIGDETRLNILKLLNEKPLYGKEIAQNLKLSNSTISYHLNSLIYNNFITENKVDNKIYYNFNSENMKKIVCDAVDKMLK, via the coding sequence GTGATAATTATTAAAATTATAGATAACATAGAGCTTATACATTCTGAAGCTTTAGACTTTTTAGGAAGTCTTTTCAGACTTAACTGTGATAAAGATTTTTTTACTAGCAGTGATGAGAAGAGAGAATTTAATACAGACATATTAGATTGGATATATAAATCAAAGGAAGAGCTTCCAGAGGAAATTAATAAACAAATTAATACCTTTTTTAATAAAGAAACCTTTTACGGGATGTGCCTTGTTACAGAAATTGTAAAAACTAAGCTTTCTGATATAGAAGCCTTTTTAGTACATATAAAAAAACTTGAGGTCAGTAGAATTTTATCAAGCTTCTTAAGCTCAGGCTTTAATTTAGATGGAATGAATATATCAGAAATGAATTCCTTAGTAAAAACTCTTTTGAAGGATGAAAAAAAAGCAATTGATTTTATAAATAATAACATATGCATTGATAGTGATAAAAAGTGGGAGCTACTTCAATTTTTTATTGATCCTTATAAAATGAAAAATGATCTCGTAAATCTTTTAGAGTGGTATTATAAGAACATGTACATAAAAATTCTACCTGAGATAAACAAAAAAGTCTTAAACTATGAAGAAGAATTAATTCACGATATTGAAATAAACACAAAGGAATATATGGAAGCCTTAACTAGAAGAAATTATGATTCAACCTCAGAAATATACGTTTCAGCTTCTTATTTCTATGAATTCGCTTATTTACGTTCCAGTCTTTTTACAGATGCTGAGTACTATTTAATAGGTTATAGATTTAAGGAACTTAACTTAAAGGATTCTGAAGCACTAGCTTCTCTTTTAAAAATATTAAAGGCCATTGGTGACGAAACAAGATTAAACATATTGAAACTACTAAATGAAAAACCCCTTTATGGTAAAGAAATAGCCCAAAACCTAAAGCTCTCTAATTCAACCATATCCTATCATTTAAATTCTTTAATTTATAACAATTTTATAACAGAAAACAAAGTAGATAATAAAATTTATTACAACTTCAATAGTGAGAACATGAAAAAAATAGTATGTGATGCCGTGGATAAAATGCTTAAATAA